GGCGGCGCAGGAGAGAGGAACCAGATGCGAACCACCATGGGGCTGGCCACCGCCGCCGTCCTGGCCGTCGGAAGCCTCGGCCTCGGCGCCGCGACCGCCACCACGAGCCAGGCGGCACCGGCCGCACCGGCCGCCGCCGCTGAGCGCACCGACGTCGCCCAGGCCGCCATCGACGCGTTGCGGGACCACCCGGGCGCCGCTCGGTCCAGCCAGGGCCAGGCGCTCCTCGTCGCCGACACGATCGTCGACCCGGACGGCGGCACCCACGTGCGCCTCGACCGCACCTACCAGGGCCTGCGGGTCCTCGGCGGGGACCTGGTGGTCCACCAGGGCGCCGGCGCCACATGGGAGGGCGTCTCGCAGACCCTGCGGACGCCGATCGACCTCGCGACCACCCCCCGGGTCGGCAGCGACGCCGCCTCGACGCAGGCGCTGGCGCCCACCCGGCAGCTGCGGGCGGTCAGCGGGCTGCGTGGCGCGGGCCGTCCCGAGCTGGTGGTGGACGCGACCGGCGCACAGCCGACGCTGGCCTGGGAGGTCCTCTCCACCGGGGTCCGCGACGACGGCACCCCGAGCCGGCTGGCCAGCTACGTCGACGCCGGCTCCGGCGAGGTGCTGCGCCGCGAGGAGCAGATCCAGACCGCCGACGGCCAGGGCCAGTCCCTCTACAGCGGCACCGTGCCCCTGCAGGTCACGCAGCGGGGCTCGACGTACGAGATGCGCGACGCGACGCGGGGTGGCACGTACACCACCGACATGGGCAACGCCACCGACAGCAGCGCCTGCTCGATCTTCGGCTGGGGCTGCAAGACCGGCACCATCGTGACCAGCCCGAGCACCACGTTCGGCAACGGGACGACGTCCGACCGCGCGAGCGCCGCTGTCGACGCCCAGTACGGCACGGCCACCACCTGGGACTACTTCAAGTCCAAGCACGGTCGCAACGGCATCTTCGGCAACGGCTCCGGCTCCTACAACCGGGTGCACTACGGCAAGAACTACGTCAACGCGTTCTGGGACGGCACGAAGATGACCTACGGCGACGGCGACGGGGTGAGCTTCGGGCCGCTGGTCTCCCTCGACGTCGCGGGCCACGAGATGTCGCACGGCGTCACCGAGAACACCGCGGGCCTGACCTACTCGGGCGAGTCGGGCGGTCTCAACGAGGCCACCTCCGACATCTTCGGCACCATGGTGGAGTTCCACGCCGCCAATGCCTCAGACCCGGGCGACTACCTGATCGGTGAGGAGTTCGACCTCGCGAACAGCCGTGGGTTCCGGCGCATGGACAACCCCATCGCCGACGGCAAGTCCCCGAACTGCTGGTCCTCGAACACCAAGAACCTCGACGTGCACTACTCCTCGGGCGTGGGCAACCACTTCTTCTACCTCCTGGCCGAGGGGTCGGGGTCGAAGACGTTCGGCGGGGTCGCGCACAGCTCGACCACGTGCAACGGCTCGAGCGTGGCCGGCATCGGTCGCAGCGCCGCGGAGCGCATCTGGTTCCGTGCGCTCGACGTCTACATGACGTCGGGCACGACCTACTCGCAGGCTCGTGCCGCCACGATCTCGGCGGCCGGCGACCTGTACGGCGCCGGCAGCACCCAGGCGGCTGCGGTGGCCGCCGCCTGGAGCGCGGTGTCGGTCTCCTGAGCCAGCGCGTGCCGGTGTCCACCCGTGGGGGGTGGACGCCGGCCCGTCGGTCTGCGGGTCACCCCGCGAGCAGCCGCAGCACGGCCGCGGTCGCCGCGGAACCGGCGACCACCGCCAGGAAGGGGGCGCGCACCACGAGCAGCACCACCGCGGCGGCGAGACCGGCCGCCCGGGCGTCGAGCACCAGGCGCTGTCCCTCGCCCACCACCTGCACGGCGACCAGCGCGGCCAGCAGCGCCACCGGCACCAGGTCGGCGGTACGCCGCACCCAGGGCCGCTCGAGCAGCGAGCCGGGGACCGCGAGCCCGGCCAGCTTCAGCAGGTAGCACCCGGCGCTGCCCACCAGCACCGCCACGCACAGCCCGCTCACCGGACACCGCGCCCACGCAGGAGGGCACCGGCCAGCAGCGCCACTGCGCCGGCGGCCAGGACGGGCACGCCCGCCGCGGTGACGGGCACCAGCCCGAGCGCCACGGCGGCGGCGAGCGCCGCCACCACCCGGTGGGCGGGGTCGGCCAGCCGCGGCCACAGCAGCGCCAGGAAGGCAGCCCCGACGGCGGCATCGAGACCGTAGGTGCGCGGGTCGCCCAGCACGGTGCCCCCGATGGCGCCGAGCAGCGTGAACAGGTTCCAGAGGACGAAGATCCCGCCGCCGGTCACCAGGAATCCCAGCCGCGCCTGGTCGATGGTGGGCCGGGTCACCGACATCGCCGTGGACTCGTCGATGAGCAGGTGGGCGGCCAGGGCCCGTCGCCGTCCCCGCCACGCGAGCAGGGGGCCCAGGCGCAAGCCGTAGAGGGTGTTGCGGGTCCCGAGGAGCCACGCCGTGGCGACCGCCGAGACGGGAGCGCCGCCCGAGGCCACGACACCGACCATGGCGAACTGGGAGGCGCCGGTGAACATCAGCAGCGACAACGCGCAGGTCTGGGCGACGGAGAGCCCCGACGCCACCGACACCGCCCCGAACGAGACGCCGTAGGTGCCCGTCGCCAGCGCCACCCCGAGGCTGTCGCGCACCACGGCACGGCGAGCACTCCCAGCGGGTGGGTCGGGGAGGTGCTCGGAGGTCGCGCCGGTCATGGCGCGGACTCTAGGACGCCGGGGTCAGCGACGTACGCGCACCTGCCGCGCCACCGGCCGGCTCCCGTCAGCGGCCAGCGCGAGGAGCGCGCCGGCGCCGGCGCCGGCGACCAGGCCCACCGTGGCGGGCAGGGCCGGCGCGGCCATCACCACGACGAGACCCCCGGCGGCGCCGAGCAGGACCAGCAGCGAGAAGACGAACGAGCGGTGACGACGAGGAAGCGGCCCGAGCATGGTCTGTCCTTCGATCCGGTGCGGCCCCGGTGGCCGCGTCCATCCACCTGGTGTTACCCGTCCCGCTCGAGGACCAAGTCCGCCCCTAGGGGTGAACGTCGTCGGTCTCGGCCAAGGAGGTGTGCAGCCGGACCTGCTTGAGGGTGACCGCGCCCGTCCCGTCGAGGTCGAGCTCGCGGTGCGCGCCGTCGGTGTCCCAGCCGGCCTCGACCAGGAAGCGCCGCAGCCCGTCGTCGGAGGCGACCGCCCACGTCACGGCACGGGTGAACCGGTCGGAGCGCAGCGTGTCCACGGCCGCCTGCTGCAGCCGCGAGCCGTGCCCCTTGCCGCGCTCGTCGGGGTCCAGGACCAGCTCGGTCAGCTCGCCGACGGAGACGGGGTCGCAGTCGGGGTCGGTGGCGGGGGTGGTGATCGCGAACCCGACCACCCGGTTGCGCTCGAGCGCGACGAGGGTGCGGTGCCGGGCGTCGGCCGGTCGGGCCAGCGCCTGGGTCCAGGCCGCGGCGACGGACTCCAGCGCCTCCGGGCCCGACGGGAGCACCTCGGCGGGGACCAGGTCGGCGTACATCACCGGCCAGGCGCGCAGCTGGAGCGCGGCGATGGCGGCGGCGTCGTCGGCCCACGCCACCCGCACGGACACGTCGGCGGTCGGGCTGCTCATGCCTCGATCCTCTCAGGGCCCGGCGCCGGCGGCCCCGTGGGGTGAGGGCACGTGGGTATGGTCGCTGGCATGGAGATCCGCAACCTAGGAACGAGCGGCCTGAAGGTCTCGGCCATCTCGTACGGCAACTGGCTCACCCACGGCTCGCAGGTCGAGGAGGACGCCGCGACCGCGTGCGTGCGGCGCGCCCTCGAGGAGGGGATCACGACCTTCGACACCGCCGACGTCTACGCCAACACCGCGGCCGAGACGGTGCTCGGCAAGGCGTTGGCGGGGGAGCGGCGCGAGGGCCTCGAGATCTTCACCAAGGTCTACTTCCCGACCGGCCCGGGTGCGCACAACGACCACGGGCTGTCACGCAAGCACATCATGGAGTCCATCGACGCCTCGCTGCGTCGGCTGCAGACCGACCACGTGGACCTCTACCAGGCCCACCGCTACGACCACGAGACGCCGCTCGAGGAGACGATGGCGGCCTTCGCGGACGTCGTGAAGGCCGGCAAGGCGCACTACATCGGCGTCTCGGAGTGGCGCGCGGAGGAGATCCGGGCCGCGCACGCCCTGGCCCGCGAGA
This Nocardioides dokdonensis FR1436 DNA region includes the following protein-coding sequences:
- a CDS encoding AzlD domain-containing protein, whose translation is MSGLCVAVLVGSAGCYLLKLAGLAVPGSLLERPWVRRTADLVPVALLAALVAVQVVGEGQRLVLDARAAGLAAAVVLLVVRAPFLAVVAGSAATAAVLRLLAG
- a CDS encoding M4 family metallopeptidase; amino-acid sequence: MRTTMGLATAAVLAVGSLGLGAATATTSQAAPAAPAAAAERTDVAQAAIDALRDHPGAARSSQGQALLVADTIVDPDGGTHVRLDRTYQGLRVLGGDLVVHQGAGATWEGVSQTLRTPIDLATTPRVGSDAASTQALAPTRQLRAVSGLRGAGRPELVVDATGAQPTLAWEVLSTGVRDDGTPSRLASYVDAGSGEVLRREEQIQTADGQGQSLYSGTVPLQVTQRGSTYEMRDATRGGTYTTDMGNATDSSACSIFGWGCKTGTIVTSPSTTFGNGTTSDRASAAVDAQYGTATTWDYFKSKHGRNGIFGNGSGSYNRVHYGKNYVNAFWDGTKMTYGDGDGVSFGPLVSLDVAGHEMSHGVTENTAGLTYSGESGGLNEATSDIFGTMVEFHAANASDPGDYLIGEEFDLANSRGFRRMDNPIADGKSPNCWSSNTKNLDVHYSSGVGNHFFYLLAEGSGSKTFGGVAHSSTTCNGSSVAGIGRSAAERIWFRALDVYMTSGTTYSQARAATISAAGDLYGAGSTQAAAVAAAWSAVSVS
- a CDS encoding GNAT family N-acetyltransferase — protein: MSSPTADVSVRVAWADDAAAIAALQLRAWPVMYADLVPAEVLPSGPEALESVAAAWTQALARPADARHRTLVALERNRVVGFAITTPATDPDCDPVSVGELTELVLDPDERGKGHGSRLQQAAVDTLRSDRFTRAVTWAVASDDGLRRFLVEAGWDTDGAHRELDLDGTGAVTLKQVRLHTSLAETDDVHP
- a CDS encoding AzlC family ABC transporter permease, translated to MTGATSEHLPDPPAGSARRAVVRDSLGVALATGTYGVSFGAVSVASGLSVAQTCALSLLMFTGASQFAMVGVVASGGAPVSAVATAWLLGTRNTLYGLRLGPLLAWRGRRRALAAHLLIDESTAMSVTRPTIDQARLGFLVTGGGIFVLWNLFTLLGAIGGTVLGDPRTYGLDAAVGAAFLALLWPRLADPAHRVVAALAAAVALGLVPVTAAGVPVLAAGAVALLAGALLRGRGVR
- a CDS encoding aldo/keto reductase family protein, producing the protein MEIRNLGTSGLKVSAISYGNWLTHGSQVEEDAATACVRRALEEGITTFDTADVYANTAAETVLGKALAGERREGLEIFTKVYFPTGPGAHNDHGLSRKHIMESIDASLRRLQTDHVDLYQAHRYDHETPLEETMAAFADVVKAGKAHYIGVSEWRAEEIRAAHALAREMHVPLVSNQPQYNLLWRVIETEVVPACEELGIGQVVWSPIAQGVLTGKYRVGQEHPSGSRALDEKGGDKMISRWLQDDVLRRVEQMAPLADQAGLTMAQLAVAWVLQNPNVSSAIIGASRPEQVSDNVKAAGVRLDDDLMAAIDQVVDPVVERDAAKTSSPARRDFG